Genomic segment of Acidobacteriota bacterium:
CGACCGCCTCGCGGTCGGGGACATTGACGGTATCGGCTTCGACAAGAGGAGTCTCGTAGACCTTCACGCCGCCGCTCAGAAACTCGATATTGGTGAGCACCTTCACTGCGCCAGACGGGCGTCGAGTGAGGCCGGGAGATGGAGCAGGGGCCTGATCGGCTTTTTGCCGTGTTGGGTCATATACCTCGTAGAGCAGATAGAGGTGCTGGTCCTGCCTGAAGACATGCGGGACGTTGGGAATCCATTCGACGCCGTCGCGCACCAGCGGATTGATCGTCTTCTTCGCTGTGTTGGGCGCCTGCTGGCTCGCCAGAACGATGGAGCTCAGCTTCATCGGCAGCTTCTTGAGGTCGGGCACCTGCAGGTCGGCCTCGAAGCTGCCCATGTGGCCGGTTTCATTCTCGCGCACGACAAACTTCAGGTGATAGCGTCCAGGCGCAAGTGCAAAGCCTGTGGAGTACTGTATGTTCTTGCGCTGCACCTGCTGCGCCTGGTCAATGGCAAGCTTCACCGTGTCGCGAGCGTTGCCGACCACGATACCCTGAGCATTCTTGACCTCGCCGATAATGTCGATCGTCGCTTTGTCGCGGTCTCCGTTCTTGATGAAGGGGATCTGCGACCCCGGAACGATCAGGGAGACGGGGATGAAGAAGCGGTTGTCAGCGAGCCGGAAGTAAAGTGCTTGCAGATAGACCGCTACATCCGTCGCCGGCAGGTCGCTGCGCATCTGTTCGGTCAGGGCAAGTTCGCGGTCTTCGTTCTTCTGATGCTGGAAGTCGGCGGGTGCGTAGTAGCCGGGCCGGTACTCCAGCTTGGCGTCGCTGCGGTTCAGCTTGACGGTGAGGCGGCGGTAAGACCCGTCTCGCGCCGTATTCGTCGAACGGAAGCCGACGATGTAATACGCCTCGGTGTCATGTTGGATCTGCTGAAAGACGGGGCCAAAGTCGTTGGAGTCGAAGAAGGCCTTTCCGCCGGTATCGCTTGAGAGCGTGGACAGCACCTCCTGCGAGCCGAAGTTCGCATCGAGCTGGCTCTGCATGGCTCCGCCGCTGTAGGCTGCGGTTCCGCGAAGGCTGCCCTTGGAGGCATTGCCCACAGGAGGAAGCGCTTCGAGGCCGCGCGAGTCGACGCTGTAGATGGCCATGTTGGCGCGCACCGCGGCATTGGTTGCCGCGCGCATGCTGGCCTGGTTTTCGATGCCCTGCCGAGTCAGCCCTCCCGAGAAGTAGAGAAGGCTCTTACGCTGGTCCACGCGTTCCAGGCTCTTGGCTATGGTGCGAATCGCATACAGCTCGCGGTCGGTGTTGAGTGCGTTGTACTCCGAGTCGTCTGCGGTAAAGCTGGAGGCGTCGTCGGATGTGCCGCCATCGTTGCCACCCTCATTCCCGTTGGCGAAGCCCGTGCCCTCGGTGCCGTTGTAACGTCCTACGCCTTTAAGTAATGCAGCTTTGTCCGCGGTGAAGTCCTGGTCCATGCTCAGACCGGTCGACATGCTGACCAGCGCGACAAGGTCCGCCGGCTGCATCTTCTTGTTGATGTAATCCTGCGCTGATTCGACCGCGCGGTCGATGTCCTCCGGCTGCATACTGCTCAGGTCGAAGAACATGACGATCAGCCTGTGGTCCTTGAGCTGCGCCGGGTCTGCGGCGAAGTTACGATTGACGAGGTCGGCAATGGAGGTCTTGCCGCTGACAGTTGTGTTCTCGTGCAGCGCGACGGCCTCATCGACGGTCTGAAAATCGAAGCTCTTGATCGTCTGCGGCTTGCCATTTTCCAGAATCGTGAAGTCGCTCGCCTTCAGCCCCTTCACCACAGCGCCGGTCTTCTTGTCGCGAACGACGACGTTGGTCAGTACGATGTCACTCTGCACCTTCAGGGTGAAGGTGCCGTCTGCGGCGGCCTGCTGGGCCGAGGCGGTTGCAACTCCCAATGCCGGTGAGATCGCCAATACAGCAGTGAGGGCGGCTCCTGCAAGTCTTCGATCTTTTGCTGTTCTCATCATGGTCAGAACCTGTACCGGGCCATAAAGGTGATCCTGCGCATTGCGGCGGCCGATGTCACCTGTCCAAATGTTCGTGAGGTCAGATTTGTGTCGATACCTGCATATTGGACGGTGTTGAAGACGTTGTTCGCAGTGATGCGGGCCTCGAAAGAACGTGTCTCACCCAAGGAGACTGTCTTTGCGAGCGAGGAGTCGACGGCAACCGTACCCGGTCCCCTGATGGATCCACGCGATGCCGTGCCGAAGACGTTTGCCGGAGTCTTGAAGGCGGCCGGGTTGAACCAATTGAGAATCGTGCCTGCGCCGGAGATCGGCTGCGAAAAATCGCGGTCGGGTCGAAGGGAGTTATTGGTTCCAGTTGCAGTCTCCGCAACGGTGGCGGCATAGTGCGGCGTGTAGTAAGTTCCGGTGGCGAAGGTGAAGTCGCCGGAGAGCGAGAATCCATCGAGCGTCTTCGACCAGAAGCCGCCCTTCGACAGCAGCGCGCGGTTGGGGCCGAAGGGGAGTTCAAGCACCCAGTTGCCGGTAAGTTTGTGGCGTATGTCGAACGAGCTGTTTCCTTCTTCTGCTACGAGATTCTGGTCGTTCTGCGCGGGCACTGCCGTTGAGCCTCCGATCGACGATGCGTTGTCAATAGAGTGTCCGTACTGATACGTGGCCTGTAGCGAGATACCCTTCTGCATCCGCTTCCGTGCATTGATGCTCAGCGCATTGAACCGCGAAAAGCCCAGCGAGTCTTCGTAGTTGAAGGGTTGTGCTGCCGAATTCAGCACGCTTGCAGCGGTGCGATTCGGCGCGCGCACCATATCGAGGTTGCCGCCGAGAGCGCCGTTGTAGCCGACATTCAGTACGACGCCCATCCCCAGCGTGCGCTGTATGTCGAGGTTCCAAACCTGGACATGTCCCAGCCTGTAGTTCAGGTTCACGCTGTAGTTGTTCTGTACGGCCGCGGTGGAGCAGTTGAACGCATTCGCAAGCTGCAACGCAGCACATCCTTGCTTGTTTGCGATGTTTGTCTGCGTCACGGAGAACGGCGGCTGGAAGGCAAGCTGTCTTGCAAAGCTGCTGTACTGCTGCGTGTTGTAGTTGATGCCGTAGCCCCCGCGAACCACCATCTGTCCGAAGAGCTTTCCCTTCGGCCGGTAGGCCAGACCGAAGCGCGGCGAAAACATCGTCCGGTCGGGATTGACCAGCGAGCGCGGAAAGGCGCCGCTGTAGGGCCCAGCCTGCCCCGGCTGAACCGCGGCGATCTGCGTGAAGTCTGCGTTGTGGTCGAGATTCACCAGCCGGTTGTTCTTCTCCACGTAGGGAGAGAAGTATTCATAGCGCAGGCCGTAGTTCAGCGTTACGTTCGGAAGAATCCTCCAGTCGTCGTTGGCGTAGAGGTCCCAGACATTTGCGCGCAGGTAGCTCTTCTCAAGGCCAGCCTGTACCGCAGCTTGCTGGGGGAGCCCGAGAAGAAAGTCGGCGAAACTATAGCCGCTGGCGGGCTGCGGTCCCGATCCCGAGCTTGCGTGCTGTGTCGCATAGCCGGTGAAGGTGAAGGCGCCAAGGGGGCTTGCGCCGCTCTGCAGATTTCCTGGAGGAGTCAGACTGTCGGCATGTACGCGACGTATGTCGAAGCCGAAGCGCATGTTGTGCTTCTTATGGCTCCAGCTTACGAAGTCCGTGAACGAGATCGTCTGCCCAATCGAATCGCTCGGCTGTGTGGAATGTAAGCCTGAAAGCCCTGTAAATGTCAGCGATGGAACGCCATAGTAGAAGGGGTTTCCGGCGATGGCTGAGTTGCCGATCAGCACGCCTGCATCCGCCGCGGGGTTGGCCGTCCCATTGGTGAAGTAATTCGTTGTTGTTGCGTGAGAGCGGTTCCACGTAACCGTTGCGTTATTGGTCAGGCGTCCATAGCCGATGGTGTATCCCGCCGAGATGTTGTAGCCCTCGGAGGAGGATGAGCCGCCCAGCGGAAGGAAGATGTTCCGGCTGTCCGATGCGGAGTGGCTATAGCTTCCGCCGAAGTTGATGTTCTGCCGCAGAGACTTGGGGCCGTTGGTCTGTTGCTGACGACGGCCGCCGCCAAAACCTCCGCCGCCAAAGGGGCCAGAGCCGGCGTTCTGGCCGAAGTTGCGCACGTAGCGCGCCGAGGCGCTCAAGGCATTCTGGCCGGCGGTTGTGATCGTTTGATAGTTGTAACCCTGCGCGCCCGTCGTTGGGATATTCGGTGCCGGATAAAACTTCAGCAGCGAGAGCGCCTGCGGCGTGATGCGATTCTGGCAGATAACGTTCAGCGTTCCATTGCATGCGAACTGCTGCCCGGTCGTGGGGTCGTAGAGCGGCTGGCCAAGCTGCGAGAAGTCGCCTGTGCGCTCCAGCGCCGTTGGCACCGTGCCGTAAAGGTTCTGCGGATTTGTGTTGCGCTGCCCCGTGACATTCAGGAAGACAAACTGTTTCGTGCTCGCCTTCAGCAGGCCGGGGATAAAGGGCGATCCGGCGAAGCTGACCCCGAACCGGTTGGAGCTGTAAGCAGGCTTCACCACTGGAGCGCCCGTCAGCGAAAAGCTCGTGGCATCGAGCGCGCCATTGCCGCCCTGGTAGAAGATCGCGCCATGCGGCTGCGTAGGGTTGAACCCGCGCATGCCGCGTCCACCACCTCCACCGCCTCGCACGAAGACAGCGTTGCCCGGTCCTCCGCCTATCATCATGCCGCCCAGCATTCCTGCCACGGCATTTGCCACATCGCCGGCGGCCCCGCCCTGCTGCCTGGCGCGGCTCATCGCCTCTTCCACGCGCTGCCTGACCTCGTCTTCGTTGAAGTTCGCAAGGCCGTTCGTCTGGCCCATCTGTCCGCTCACAGTCACCGAGTCAGTCGCTGTGCTGTCGTTGCCCAGCCCAGTGAGCGACGGCATCTGTGTGCCCGCATTTGCTGTGCCAGCGCTTGCGTCCGCCAGGTCAGATGCTCCTCCCGTCACACTCAGCGACTGCATACCTCGGCCCGCGATGCCCGCCAGCGCGCTGGTGGCCGCAGCCTGTTGCCTTTGCTGTTGCTCTTCCTGCTGCTGTACCCGCGAAGCCAACTGCATCGCAAAGTCGGCAGCCTGGTCTGCCTTGCCGCCATTCTCTCCGGCAGCATTGATGAGAACTTCGGTGGTCTCACCGGCAAAGGCTGCCAGCTCTGCCTTGACGACGTAGCGCCCATTGCGCGGAATCGTCATCGCATAAGCGCCGGTCACATCCGTGGCCGTGGAGTACTTCTTTCCCGTCAGCGTATTGGTTGCCGTGACCGCCACTCCGGGCAAGGGAACGGCGCCGGCCTTCACTGTGCCGTGAATCGTTCCTCCTGCAGAAGCGGAAGGTGCCGACGTTTGTGTCGTCTGCGCAGGAGCACCGTTTGCCGGTGCAGGCGGCTCTTGTGCTGCGACTGCCCCTGCACTGTAGGTCATCACTGCAAACAGCGCGGCAGTTTGAAGAACTCTCACCACAAAAACC
This window contains:
- a CDS encoding TonB-dependent receptor — its product is MTYSAGAVAAQEPPAPANGAPAQTTQTSAPSASAGGTIHGTVKAGAVPLPGVAVTATNTLTGKKYSTATDVTGAYAMTIPRNGRYVVKAELAAFAGETTEVLINAAGENGGKADQAADFAMQLASRVQQQEEQQQRQQAAATSALAGIAGRGMQSLSVTGGASDLADASAGTANAGTQMPSLTGLGNDSTATDSVTVSGQMGQTNGLANFNEDEVRQRVEEAMSRARQQGGAAGDVANAVAGMLGGMMIGGGPGNAVFVRGGGGGGRGMRGFNPTQPHGAIFYQGGNGALDATSFSLTGAPVVKPAYSSNRFGVSFAGSPFIPGLLKASTKQFVFLNVTGQRNTNPQNLYGTVPTALERTGDFSQLGQPLYDPTTGQQFACNGTLNVICQNRITPQALSLLKFYPAPNIPTTGAQGYNYQTITTAGQNALSASARYVRNFGQNAGSGPFGGGGFGGGRRQQQTNGPKSLRQNINFGGSYSHSASDSRNIFLPLGGSSSSEGYNISAGYTIGYGRLTNNATVTWNRSHATTTNYFTNGTANPAADAGVLIGNSAIAGNPFYYGVPSLTFTGLSGLHSTQPSDSIGQTISFTDFVSWSHKKHNMRFGFDIRRVHADSLTPPGNLQSGASPLGAFTFTGYATQHASSGSGPQPASGYSFADFLLGLPQQAAVQAGLEKSYLRANVWDLYANDDWRILPNVTLNYGLRYEYFSPYVEKNNRLVNLDHNADFTQIAAVQPGQAGPYSGAFPRSLVNPDRTMFSPRFGLAYRPKGKLFGQMVVRGGYGINYNTQQYSSFARQLAFQPPFSVTQTNIANKQGCAALQLANAFNCSTAAVQNNYSVNLNYRLGHVQVWNLDIQRTLGMGVVLNVGYNGALGGNLDMVRAPNRTAASVLNSAAQPFNYEDSLGFSRFNALSINARKRMQKGISLQATYQYGHSIDNASSIGGSTAVPAQNDQNLVAEEGNSSFDIRHKLTGNWVLELPFGPNRALLSKGGFWSKTLDGFSLSGDFTFATGTYYTPHYAATVAETATGTNNSLRPDRDFSQPISGAGTILNWFNPAAFKTPANVFGTASRGSIRGPGTVAVDSSLAKTVSLGETRSFEARITANNVFNTVQYAGIDTNLTSRTFGQVTSAAAMRRITFMARYRF
- a CDS encoding VWA domain-containing protein produces the protein MRTAKDRRLAGAALTAVLAISPALGVATASAQQAAADGTFTLKVQSDIVLTNVVVRDKKTGAVVKGLKASDFTILENGKPQTIKSFDFQTVDEAVALHENTTVSGKTSIADLVNRNFAADPAQLKDHRLIVMFFDLSSMQPEDIDRAVESAQDYINKKMQPADLVALVSMSTGLSMDQDFTADKAALLKGVGRYNGTEGTGFANGNEGGNDGGTSDDASSFTADDSEYNALNTDRELYAIRTIAKSLERVDQRKSLLYFSGGLTRQGIENQASMRAATNAAVRANMAIYSVDSRGLEALPPVGNASKGSLRGTAAYSGGAMQSQLDANFGSQEVLSTLSSDTGGKAFFDSNDFGPVFQQIQHDTEAYYIVGFRSTNTARDGSYRRLTVKLNRSDAKLEYRPGYYAPADFQHQKNEDRELALTEQMRSDLPATDVAVYLQALYFRLADNRFFIPVSLIVPGSQIPFIKNGDRDKATIDIIGEVKNAQGIVVGNARDTVKLAIDQAQQVQRKNIQYSTGFALAPGRYHLKFVVRENETGHMGSFEADLQVPDLKKLPMKLSSIVLASQQAPNTAKKTINPLVRDGVEWIPNVPHVFRQDQHLYLLYEVYDPTRQKADQAPAPSPGLTRRPSGAVKVLTNIEFLSGGVKVYETPLVEADTVNVPDREAVAFQFDVPLAQLKPGTYVCQVNVIDDAGGSFSFPRLALRIQAPATAAPSSTKTAAGQ